Within Triticum dicoccoides isolate Atlit2015 ecotype Zavitan chromosome 1B, WEW_v2.0, whole genome shotgun sequence, the genomic segment CAGATATCGTCATATACCTGAAACACCTTTGAAATCTGAAGTTTTAGACTCTCGCTGAACAAAAATACAACCAATGCATTTGCTGCATCACAACAGAAATCATGTTGTAAATTCAGTTAACAAAAAATACAAGCAACTGTCTAGCCATATACTATCCACTAAAATACAATGTCGCTCTAACCAAAAAGTAGTAAAGCAAGAGACTCGATACAGTAGAGAATGTTATTACCTTATGAGACCAACTAGGGGCAATCTGGCCACTGATCTCTTCAAGAATGATAGTCATGTgcaaaacaagcatgtcaaaatcaATATATTCTGACGACATGATTTTCAAGAAATCATATGAATATATCAACATTAGAACATACATAACTGAAGTACCTTAGCAACAAAACTTGGAAGAGAAGATGACATGTGATAAAGAATATCCACATATGATACATGATTAGATACAATTGCCCCTGGTCTTTCCAATAATTCAGACTGGCCCAGATCCTTGCCCTAAAAGAAATGAACTGTCCAGTTGGATATACAAAAGACACAAAAGCAGTGGCATAAAATATTCTGTTATTAAAGAAGGTTAGGTAAACTGTTGACCAGCCTGTTAACCTTATACGTACAAATACTCTATGCTTAGCCATCTATTATCAGTCATCCTAACAATGTaacattatatatatttttaaaagagaatatagacAGGTGGTGCATTATGGAACAACGCCCAAGCATTCACAATCTGCATCCATCTTAAATAGGAAACAAATCTAATATGTCGTAGGTAATTTAAAACGAACACTAAACATTAGTTCCGATTCATAGTATACTGACTAATGTGTCACTTTTTTGTTCTCCAACATGCGTCATTTTGTATTAGAAGAAACATCAAGAAGGTGCAAGAGTACATAAGGCCAAGTGGCATGACACAGAAAAGAAAAGCACAACAAATCAAAACAAAACCAAGGCCTGAAAAAGGAAGAGCTGTACAACGTCAAAAACTGCTATGCCCTCGCCCGAGTGGCCGACGCCACAATGGCTGCTGGCACAGAACTGTGTGGAGATAAAGTGAGATACAGGAAAACGTGTCACTTTATCTTGAACAATCTTATTTTCGCTTACTGGAAGATGACAGAGGACCTTGAACAAAGCCATGAATGAATACTAATTCAGATAACGAACAGGTCCAACACATATAGTTGCATCCTACTATTTGATGTACCAATTTTAACCCCGTGACGAACAATAGTTCTCTAATAGTGGAAAAAATTTGCACCGGAAGGAATGATCCACATGCATCATGCCATGAGTATCAGCAGCAAGCAAGTATTCGCGAGGTATGCTGATGAAGGCATGCTAGGCTGACAGGATGGGCATATGCACTGACCAAATTTAAGCTAGTGCATATGCTAGAACAACATTTTGATCCAGTCCAAGGAAGCGGGGGGTTCAAGTTAGCCACAAGGAAACACCAATCTACCGGCTAGGACTCAACAAGACATGCTCTCATTCTCATCAGATAGGCAGCAGAGACGTCCCCCAAAATGTGCATCTCCAACTACGTCAGACTAGACAAGCACCACAACCATGAACAACTAGGTCTCGCATACTACAAGCTGTCACCGTCACAGCATCCAATTCTACCATTGCAAATGTATCAAGCAAGCAGGCAACAGGAAATGGGCACATTGGGCTACCCCTTATACAGAAGTAGAGAATACTAGTTTACAATTGCTACCTCGGCATCGGGGAAGCGGCGGTCGTGCTCGCGGATCCAGTAGAAGCCAAAGACGAAGAGCATGGCACGTGAGAGCGCGCGGCCGCACCGCACGACCCACGCCCGCCTCCACCCCTCGAGCCGCGCGTAGCCCTCCCCCTCGCCCCCCGCCCGCTCCTCCTCCACCCACAGCGTGCACACGCGGCACACGAGGTAGTAGGCGACGAGCACGAGCACGCCGGCCACGACCCGGAGCGGGAGGAGCACGGCCGCGGCCACGGCCatccgcgccgcctccgccgcccccaGGGGGCCGCGGCCCATGGGCCCGTACGCGTCCCGCCGCGCGTACGGAGCGTACCTCCGGTCCAGCTCCTCGAGGCTCTCCCGCGCCGCCGGTGCAGCGGCGGAGGGGAGCGGCTTGGCCGCGACCTCCCCCTCGCCGCGGATGCTGCTGCCGAGCTCGGAGGGGGTGGTGGCGGCGTCGACGGCCATGGTGGCGGAGACGGAGGGAGAAGCTTAAACCTAGCGGTAGCGGTAGCCTTAGCAAGCACTAGGTCTGCATGACGAGGAGAGAAGCGCCGCGGTGGGGTGGGGAGGTGGAGATGGGAGGGGATTGATGGCGGTGGACTGGTCGGTCGTGGGTGGGCTGGACACGGGGGAGGAGGACCACGGCGGGACGGGAATGGGGGAGAAGGAGAAAGAGCGTGGGATTTGGATCGGACGGCTCGGGGCGTGCGAGATGGGTTTACCGGAGCTACGACTTCGCGTGGACGACTCGAACTAGCCAGGGCTCAACAAAATAGACGCAAATGTTGACGTGACGCAAATGTCGACGTGCGGTCGGCGGCAATGACAGGAATCACCACGCGTACTACGTCTCGATCTtttttttttcgcaaaaaaaaaaaacaatccGTGACGGCGAACCAACTTATATTTTCCGGATTATTCTTTTTAGGTTGAACGGTTTATTGGATTGTTCTGGTGTTTCTCGAAGGCTGGATCGATTATTCTGGAAACTGGGAGGAGTATGGAGGAAACAGAAAAAAGAAgtttaataaaaaaatcatgaattattTTGGTGCTCGCTACAAGGATTCTTTCCGCCCGATTATCCTTCTCATCCTTTTCCACTTGTTTTAGATGCTCTTGAataatcttttttttttgcgggggagatGCTCTTGAATAACCTGTCCAATCAAAATATTGTTTTCATTATTCGCTTCGCATCGTTTCAAAAGGTGTATTCTCATTGTATTGTTTTACTTTTTTATGTCTATTATATACCCCATCtatcccaaaataaatatctcaacTTTGTAGTAACTTTAGTACAAATTTGTATTAAGGTTGAGACAATTATAtcagggacagagggagtagtttattaCATTAGTTAGTGCCTTACTGCATTACATTAGTTTCTATTGCATTTTCTAATTTGCATTGTACTTTTTTCTAGGTTGCTGATTTATTACTTGGTCAATGACATTTTATATTTTGAATAGTATATTGCATTTTTTAGTCTTTCTATTATTACCTGTGTAcactaatgtaagacgttttttgcacTTCAAACTAGTGTGCAAAGGGACTATGTTATTTGTATAAGTCTACCTCATTCTCTGACTTTATTTGAACATGCATTCTCTAATTAGGTCTACTGCATTTGTGTCATTTGACTAATGCATTTCCTATCGTATGTCTAATGTATTTCGCAGCCCCCTTACGATAAAATAGGGGAAACCAGAGAAAAGGGAACTTTTTTTCGAGCTGAGATAAAGAAACTAGTAGAAAGAAAGAACTACCATTAGTAAGCATGAATGCTTACTTTTTTCCATGTGTGGTGATTCTCGTGCTTACTCTAAGAGGGTGTTTGGCATATTTGTATCTAATGAAATGAAAACTTCAAAAAAAATGAACATTCCTAATTTCCTACAAATCTCCTTCCTCATTATTCATGGAGTGGTGATGACAAGTTTTTATAGGCAACACACGCGAACCAATCTATGGTTGGATGATTGAAGGAACTGTGGTATTCCAACCCATCATGGTTCAAgtcttggtgctcgcatttattcctggattatttcaggattttcagcgatgcgcattcagtaggaagagacgttcctgtcgacgacgaggtgcctacgatgacttcgtaaatttcaagatgatatgacgACTCAGTATTTTGGAGATGCTCATAGGGGgtaggatgtgtgtgtgtgcgtacgttcataggggtgagtgtatgcctaTGTATAAGAGCGCTTGCGTAGATTTAGGGCATCTACAATGCAATGACGCATGCATAGACGCTTAGACTATTAACATTAATAATTAATCAGTTAGCATGGATGAAAGAGTTCCTATCCAAAATGTTGGGCGCTTGTTTCCGTGCTTACAATATATGTTTTCGCTAAAAAAAGAAGTTTAGCACTCGTTCTCTCCAACGCCTGTTGCCGCAAAAAAGAGctcatgtttttgctatgttactatgccctttggtctcaagaatgctgatgccacattcatgcgcatgattcagaagtgtctgctcactcaaatcagatggaatgtggaagcatacatggatgacatagtgcttAAGTcatgcaaaggttccgacctgctgactgacctcgctgaaaccttcgccaacttaagaagatatgatatcaagctcaatccatcaaagtgcacattcggagttcccggcagaaagttactcggttttctcgtttccgaacgagggatcgatgcgaatccagagaagattggcacaatcctccgaatgaagcgcccaatgcgtgtgcacgatgttcagaagcttactggttgtttggccgcattGAGTTGATTCATCTCATGCCTCGGTGAAAagacattgcctctttaccgaccgatgaagaagtctgacaagttcgagtggaatgaccaagctgaagcagcgtttgaggagctcaaagccctgctctccacccagccggtgcttgctgctccagtcagcaaggagcctttactgctttacatcgtAGCCACGGGACAGgttgttagcacagtgctcacggtcgagcgggaagaaaaaggcaaagccttcaaagttcagcgccctgtgtattacatttcagaagtcttgaccccgtccaagcagagttaccctcattatcagaagcttgtctatgggatttacctgaccacgaagaaagttgcacactatttctctgatcattcagtttcagtcgtcagcggcgctccattgtcagaaattctgaataacagagatgcaactggtcgagtggaaaaatggacgattgaactccttcctttagatatcaagtttgaggcacagaaggccatcaagtctcaagcaattgtagatttcctcgcagagtggatagaacaacagcagccgactcaaattCAGTCGgatcattggaccatgttctttgatggatccaagatgttgaatggctctggtgcagtagtggttttagtgtccccacgaggagacaagctcagttatgtcctccatatccactttgattcttcaaacaatgaagctgagtatgaggcactattgtatgggttgtgtatggccatttcactcggcgtccgacgcttgatggtctacggcgactcagacttagtggttaatcaagtaatgaaggaatgggatgtcaggagttcagcaa encodes:
- the LOC119340389 gene encoding lysophospholipid acyltransferase LPEAT1-like: MAVDAATTPSELGSSIRGEGEVAAKPLPSAAAPAARESLEELDRRYAPYARRDAYGPMGRGPLGAAEAARMAVAAAVLLPLRVVAGVLVLVAYYLVCRVCTLWVEEERAGGEGEGYARLEGWRRAWVVRCGRALSRAMLFVFGFYWIREHDRRFPDAEGKDLGQSELLERPGAIVSNHVSYVDILYHMSSSLPSFVAKRSVARLPLVGLISKCIGCIFVQRESKTSDFKGVSGAVTERIQRAHRQKNSPMMLLFPEGTTTNGDYLLPFKTGAFLARAPVQPVILRYPYKRFSPAWDSMDGARHVFLLLCQFVNHLEVVHLPVYYPSEQEKDDPKLYADNVRKLMAVEGNLILSDLGLAEKRVYHAALNGNNSLPRALHKKDD